A region of bacterium DNA encodes the following proteins:
- a CDS encoding response regulator transcription factor: protein MKVLYVEDDATAREFIHKGLQEHGHVVDTAADGETGLERGLSGNYDLIILDVGLPGIDGFEVLTRLRDDRIPTPVLFLSARTEVSERIRGLNLGADDYLAKPFAFAELLARIDAISRRTQVTPVGEVLQMADLELDLSRHIVRRADQIIELTRKEFALLEYLMRSPGQVLSRTMIIEKVWGYSFDSYSNVIDVHIAHLRKKIDRDFEPKLLHTVKGMGYILDTRPRNA from the coding sequence GTGAAGGTTCTCTATGTGGAAGACGACGCGACGGCTCGCGAGTTCATTCACAAGGGCCTGCAGGAACACGGCCATGTCGTCGACACCGCCGCGGATGGAGAAACAGGACTCGAGCGCGGCCTGAGCGGGAATTACGACCTGATCATCCTCGATGTCGGGCTTCCCGGAATAGACGGTTTCGAAGTACTGACTCGACTTCGCGATGACCGCATTCCCACTCCCGTGCTCTTCCTGTCGGCCCGTACGGAAGTCTCGGAACGGATTCGCGGCCTCAATCTCGGCGCAGACGACTATCTGGCCAAGCCGTTTGCATTCGCCGAACTCCTGGCCCGGATCGATGCGATCTCGAGACGGACACAGGTGACACCCGTCGGCGAAGTACTGCAGATGGCCGATCTGGAGCTTGACCTGAGTCGTCACATCGTACGTCGGGCCGACCAGATCATCGAACTGACGCGCAAGGAGTTCGCACTTCTCGAATACCTGATGCGAAGCCCCGGCCAGGTCCTTTCGCGCACGATGATCATCGAGAAGGTCTGGGGTTATAGCTTCGATTCGTACTCGAACGTCATCGACGTGCACATTGCGCATCTGCGCAAGAAGATCGACCGCGACTTCGAGCCGAAGCTCCTGCACACCGTCAAGGGAATGGGATACATCCTGGACACTCGCCCGCGCAACGCCTGA
- a CDS encoding HAMP domain-containing protein, translated as MPGFRRLSIGAKLTLRYTAAVSVTLSAVALFVYAQVAQRVNREAKLLIEVQTTELAQDFTSQVVAGDFESATRWMNERARQLARNTDPELALGVELVSDRGKRLVFAGSIDLRTPPVSQAVLDGRRQTLLRAVNIGESRPYLSMAARVPGGAVRVLMNTERYANNVRNIRDVFLWSLPIVLATTAAIGWLLARGSLRPLAEITDTARRISGTRLHESVPESGSGDELDQLAATLNDMLGRIQNTLVEMRRFNANAAHQLRTPLTAMSSQLEVTLEKEREPQEYRRVFQQVLSGVQQLSTGVDAMLRLAHFEAGLDAGSREPTLITEIVETVREFFEPVAEEKGVHLNTIALPAEPILADASWLHQLFSNLVSNAVQYSSSGDLVKIEGHLENDWLVVVVSDTGPGIAPERIEGIFDRFERADSVASSTGFGLGLAIARAIAVAHGGRLEIASVRGEGTSLSVWLPRSAEVGV; from the coding sequence GTGCCCGGCTTCAGACGACTCTCGATCGGTGCAAAGCTGACGCTTCGGTACACCGCAGCGGTTTCGGTGACGTTGAGTGCTGTGGCTCTTTTCGTCTACGCGCAGGTCGCGCAGAGGGTCAACCGCGAAGCGAAGCTACTCATAGAGGTACAGACGACCGAACTGGCCCAGGACTTCACCTCCCAGGTCGTCGCGGGCGACTTCGAATCGGCAACCCGGTGGATGAATGAGCGCGCGCGACAGTTGGCGAGAAATACCGACCCCGAACTCGCTCTCGGTGTAGAGCTGGTTTCGGATCGCGGGAAGCGACTCGTATTCGCGGGATCCATCGATCTCCGGACGCCTCCGGTCTCTCAGGCCGTTCTCGACGGTCGCCGCCAGACTCTGCTCCGGGCGGTGAACATCGGAGAGTCGCGACCGTATCTGTCGATGGCCGCCAGGGTCCCGGGCGGAGCGGTGCGGGTCCTGATGAACACCGAACGCTACGCAAACAATGTGCGCAATATCCGCGACGTGTTCCTCTGGTCGCTCCCGATCGTACTGGCAACGACGGCTGCGATTGGCTGGCTGCTCGCGCGCGGAAGCCTGAGGCCCCTTGCGGAGATCACCGATACCGCGCGGCGCATCAGCGGTACACGCCTTCACGAATCCGTACCCGAATCCGGGTCGGGAGACGAATTGGACCAGCTGGCGGCCACACTCAACGACATGCTCGGCAGAATCCAGAACACGCTGGTCGAAATGCGCCGCTTCAATGCCAATGCCGCGCACCAGCTACGCACGCCACTGACGGCCATGTCGAGTCAGTTGGAAGTCACGTTGGAAAAGGAACGCGAACCACAGGAGTACCGCCGAGTCTTCCAGCAAGTCCTTTCCGGAGTCCAGCAGCTATCCACCGGTGTGGACGCAATGCTGCGCCTGGCACACTTCGAGGCAGGGTTGGATGCGGGCAGTCGCGAGCCGACGCTCATCACGGAAATCGTCGAAACGGTTCGAGAGTTCTTCGAACCCGTCGCCGAAGAAAAGGGCGTGCATCTCAACACCATTGCACTCCCCGCCGAGCCGATTCTTGCGGACGCTTCCTGGCTTCACCAGCTATTCTCGAACCTGGTGTCCAATGCCGTTCAGTATTCTTCGAGCGGGGACCTGGTGAAGATCGAAGGCCATCTCGAAAACGACTGGTTGGTCGTCGTGGTTTCGGATACGGGACCGGGGATTGCGCCAGAACGAATCGAGGGGATCTTCGATCGTTTCGAACGCGCGGACTCCGTGGCGAGTTCAACGGGGTTCGGCCTGGGCCTGGCGATTGCGCGGGCAATCGCCGTCGCCCATGGAGGTCGGCTCGAGATTGCGAGTGTACGGGGCGAGGGAACCTCACTCTCAGTCTGGCTGCCACGCAGCGCGGAGGTTGGAGTGTGA
- a CDS encoding DUF481 domain-containing protein, with translation MPRRAYLLLLVCWLLFAPATAGAIDWKIGRTPDVFRTHPDSITTRVGGWMDASYEDNDSPGSARSINVNHLNIFLDTRYGEEWQVFVEAEFEHESDLIGFPLEREYELEQGYVRYRLGDALEVRLGQFNTPFGYWTPVHWTIVMETIRPPLHEQERITPEQQQGLGLIGRWFPRDPAPTDLEIRYAAYTSYGNSSSLLQESKTDGWSLGGDLRLGIREEHFAGVSYFQRQRELPKDRSERSIAFYGQTQLTSTLLLRAEYVRQQRDSNTVPELSRDINIAYAKLRWRFHSRFYLNYRFNWGDDDSTGIAFQRRVNTFTLGYQPKPWLRLKAEYSDHDFDDAPRRDFRYWGLSIGTLF, from the coding sequence TTGCCAAGACGCGCATACTTGCTCCTACTGGTCTGCTGGCTGCTATTTGCACCCGCGACCGCCGGCGCAATCGATTGGAAGATCGGTCGGACCCCTGATGTGTTTCGAACCCATCCGGATTCGATCACAACCCGGGTCGGCGGATGGATGGACGCTTCCTATGAGGACAATGACAGTCCCGGTTCGGCACGTTCCATCAACGTCAATCACCTGAATATCTTCCTGGACACTCGCTACGGCGAGGAGTGGCAGGTATTTGTCGAAGCGGAGTTCGAGCACGAAAGCGATCTGATCGGCTTTCCGCTGGAACGCGAGTACGAACTCGAGCAGGGGTATGTGCGCTACCGCCTCGGCGATGCACTCGAGGTCCGGCTCGGCCAGTTCAACACACCGTTTGGCTACTGGACCCCGGTCCACTGGACCATCGTGATGGAGACGATCCGCCCCCCACTGCACGAACAAGAGAGGATCACGCCCGAACAGCAACAAGGGCTGGGGCTGATCGGGCGTTGGTTCCCCCGGGATCCCGCCCCAACGGATCTCGAGATTCGCTACGCGGCCTATACCAGCTACGGAAACAGCTCTTCCTTGCTCCAGGAGTCGAAGACTGACGGCTGGTCCCTTGGTGGCGATTTGCGTCTGGGAATTCGCGAAGAGCATTTCGCTGGCGTGTCCTACTTCCAGCGACAACGCGAACTGCCAAAGGATCGCTCCGAACGCAGCATCGCGTTTTACGGTCAGACGCAGTTGACTTCCACGCTCCTGCTCAGAGCCGAGTACGTTCGCCAGCAACGCGATAGCAACACGGTTCCGGAGTTGTCGCGTGATATCAACATCGCCTATGCGAAGCTGCGCTGGCGTTTTCATTCGCGCTTCTATCTGAACTATCGTTTCAACTGGGGGGACGACGACTCGACGGGAATCGCCTTCCAGCGCAGGGTCAATACCTTCACTCTGGGCTATCAGCCGAAACCGTGGCTCCGGCTCAAGGCTGAGTATTCAGATCACGATTTTGACGACGCCCCGCGTCGTGATTTTCGCTACTGGGGCCTGTCGATCGGGACCTTGTTCTGA
- a CDS encoding thioredoxin domain-containing protein: protein MVEKYGDKVRIIYRDYPLPSHGRAQAAAEAARCAHAQGKFWAYHDKIFENLRGSLDADQLKGFAAELGLDADPFAQCLDSNEFAEQVQASARSGQALGVTGTPAFFINGRFLGGAKPFEAFVETIDEELAR, encoded by the coding sequence GTGGTCGAGAAGTACGGCGACAAGGTGCGCATCATCTATCGGGACTATCCACTTCCAAGCCATGGGCGGGCGCAAGCCGCCGCCGAAGCAGCCCGATGCGCACACGCACAGGGGAAGTTCTGGGCTTATCACGACAAGATCTTCGAGAACCTCCGAGGGTCGCTGGACGCGGATCAGCTCAAGGGATTCGCCGCGGAACTGGGACTGGACGCCGATCCGTTCGCCCAATGCCTCGATTCGAATGAGTTCGCTGAACAGGTGCAGGCCAGCGCGCGCAGCGGGCAGGCGCTAGGTGTAACCGGAACGCCGGCCTTCTTCATCAACGGACGCTTCCTGGGTGGCGCCAAGCCGTTCGAGGCTTTCGTGGAAACGATCGACGAAGAACTGGCGCGATAG
- a CDS encoding acetyl-CoA C-acetyltransferase, producing the protein MPEAWIIDGVRSPRGRGKPGKGGLSHIHPQQAMAQVLNALRDRVGFDEKDVEDVVVGCGSGSGDHAHDIARMSVLDAGWSTNAPGVTIHRFCGSGQQAVTFAGTGIMAGQQDLVIGGGVEFMSRYAPIHAHGFHANNEHLFEQHPQVPQGISADLIATIEGFSREDCDSYAVQSQERAAAAIADKRFDRSLVPIVNLDGTPALDHDEHPRPGTTLESLSKLPASFEELASKVHKGYAKSFDDYCKQVYPQVDKVEHVHHAGNSSGVVDGASAILLSSPEYAKANGLKPRARIRMTAVAGTEPVIMLTAPGPATEKVLKKAGMSASDIDLFEVNEAFASVVLKFAKDLEVDQDKLNVNGGAIALGHPIGGTGPMLIQTVLDELERRDLNIGLVAMCTGGGMGTATIIERI; encoded by the coding sequence ATGCCAGAAGCCTGGATCATCGATGGAGTTCGTTCGCCACGCGGCCGCGGAAAACCCGGCAAAGGTGGCCTGTCTCATATCCATCCCCAGCAGGCGATGGCTCAGGTACTCAACGCATTGCGCGATCGCGTCGGTTTCGACGAAAAAGACGTCGAAGACGTGGTCGTCGGCTGTGGTTCCGGTAGTGGAGATCACGCACACGACATCGCACGCATGTCGGTGCTCGATGCCGGTTGGTCGACCAATGCGCCCGGCGTCACGATCCACCGCTTCTGTGGTTCGGGCCAACAGGCCGTCACGTTTGCGGGTACGGGGATCATGGCCGGGCAACAGGATCTGGTGATCGGCGGTGGTGTCGAGTTCATGTCGCGCTACGCCCCGATCCATGCACACGGTTTCCATGCGAATAACGAGCATCTCTTTGAGCAGCATCCGCAGGTGCCTCAGGGGATTTCCGCAGATCTGATCGCGACGATCGAAGGATTTTCGCGCGAAGACTGTGACTCGTACGCGGTGCAGAGCCAGGAGCGCGCGGCCGCGGCGATCGCCGATAAGCGCTTCGACCGCAGTCTGGTGCCGATCGTCAATCTGGATGGCACGCCTGCACTCGATCACGATGAGCATCCCCGTCCGGGCACGACCCTGGAATCTCTATCTAAACTGCCCGCGTCGTTCGAAGAGCTCGCTTCCAAGGTGCACAAGGGCTACGCGAAGAGCTTCGATGATTATTGCAAGCAGGTGTACCCGCAGGTCGACAAGGTGGAGCACGTGCACCACGCCGGGAACTCATCGGGTGTGGTTGATGGAGCCAGCGCAATTCTGCTGTCTTCACCGGAATACGCAAAGGCCAACGGATTGAAGCCTCGAGCGCGCATTCGCATGACCGCCGTCGCGGGAACCGAACCGGTCATCATGCTGACGGCTCCAGGCCCTGCCACGGAGAAGGTCTTGAAGAAGGCCGGAATGAGCGCCAGTGATATCGATCTTTTCGAAGTCAACGAAGCGTTTGCATCCGTAGTCCTCAAGTTTGCGAAGGATCTCGAAGTCGATCAGGACAAGCTCAACGTGAACGGCGGTGCGATTGCCTTGGGACATCCGATCGGCGGAACCGGTCCCATGCTGATCCAGACAGTGCTCGACGAGTTGGAGCGCCGAGATCTCAATATCGGGTTGGTGGCCATGTGCACGGGCGGTGGAATGGGAACCGCCACGATCATCGAACGCATCTGA
- a CDS encoding SDR family NAD(P)-dependent oxidoreductase — MKNFRDKIAVITGAGTGMGRQLALQLVAEGCHVALCDVIVENLEETQRLCEKSALDGVRVSIHECDVSDESQMQKFRDGVLERHDTDHINLLFNNAGISGGGSFLNDDRADWDRAFGVCWNGVYFGSRAFLPLLVASSEGHIINTSSVNGFWASLGPGIPHTAYSAAKFAVKGFTEALLTDLKLNAPHVKASLVIPGHIGTSIAINSGRVLGKPGALEMESEDLDVVRERMKQRGISPDAFSDEQLRQLAHQMTIDFRDNAPVSAAEAATIILDGVRAEKWRILVGEDAHALDRIVREDPEGAYDGSLWDRIQEEGHLKIDLETGE, encoded by the coding sequence GTGAAGAACTTCCGAGACAAGATCGCAGTCATTACAGGCGCTGGAACCGGAATGGGGCGGCAGCTCGCGCTGCAACTCGTGGCCGAAGGCTGTCACGTTGCGCTCTGCGACGTGATCGTCGAGAACCTGGAGGAGACTCAGCGTCTGTGCGAGAAATCGGCGCTCGATGGAGTTCGCGTCAGCATTCACGAATGTGATGTCTCCGACGAGTCCCAGATGCAGAAGTTCCGCGACGGCGTGCTGGAACGGCACGACACCGACCATATCAATCTGCTCTTCAACAACGCCGGAATTTCAGGCGGAGGCAGTTTTCTCAATGACGACAGGGCGGACTGGGATCGCGCTTTCGGGGTCTGCTGGAACGGCGTCTATTTCGGTTCTCGCGCTTTTCTTCCGCTCCTGGTCGCCAGTAGCGAAGGACACATCATCAACACCAGTAGCGTCAACGGTTTCTGGGCTTCGCTCGGACCCGGGATCCCGCATACGGCCTACAGCGCTGCAAAGTTCGCGGTCAAGGGGTTTACCGAGGCGCTATTGACCGATCTGAAGCTCAATGCGCCGCATGTGAAGGCGTCCCTGGTCATTCCCGGTCACATCGGTACCTCGATCGCGATCAACAGTGGTCGCGTGCTCGGAAAGCCCGGTGCGCTGGAGATGGAGAGCGAAGATCTGGACGTCGTCCGTGAGCGCATGAAACAACGAGGAATCTCTCCGGATGCGTTTTCTGACGAGCAATTGCGCCAGCTTGCTCACCAGATGACGATTGATTTCCGCGACAACGCGCCGGTGTCGGCGGCCGAAGCCGCGACGATCATCCTCGACGGAGTGCGTGCCGAGAAGTGGCGGATCCTGGTCGGAGAGGACGCCCACGCGCTGGATCGCATCGTTCGCGAGGATCCCGAGGGCGCATATGACGGTTCCCTGTGGGACCGGATACAGGAAGAAGGCCATTTGAAGATCGATCTGGAAACGGGAGAGTAG
- a CDS encoding beta-lactamase family protein has protein sequence MSWFSTLAPIFEGNGSVAIDGFVHPDFAPVAEALRGQLSSHAGGAAVCVYHRGECVADLWGGTRDEQGNPWRQDTLSPSFSTTKGVASTLIHIMVDRGLLDYDQRVSHYWPEFAQSGKRDITVRHVLSHQSGLYHIRQMIDHAGRMLDWDYMVNAIEQTPPIHKPGTRTGYHGLTYGFLVGEILQRITGCAFSDLVRDELATPLALDGMYIGAPEDALERAAQLLWPPNREFLERPEVAATLSAMSSAARLGWNAVRPLAGLVGIDFDVDSIFDALAPRGIRTFDFGATETLRVAIPAGNGLFTARSLARMYAALAGGGEIDGVRLLSPATLDCASEPQLEAAGRSVLPFDMRWRLGYHGIFTTRGIPRRAFGHFGFGGSGAWADPQRDLAVAMIVNCGMGTPFGDTRVARLSGTALAAANRRYRASQRQRQTSAAISDSLDASETASAQ, from the coding sequence GTGTCTTGGTTTTCGACGCTAGCGCCAATATTCGAGGGCAACGGATCCGTTGCGATAGACGGGTTCGTTCATCCCGATTTCGCTCCCGTCGCGGAGGCCCTGCGCGGGCAACTGAGCAGCCACGCGGGCGGTGCTGCTGTCTGCGTGTACCATCGCGGCGAATGCGTGGCCGATCTCTGGGGCGGTACACGCGACGAGCAGGGAAATCCGTGGCGACAGGACACGCTCTCCCCCAGTTTCTCTACGACCAAGGGTGTCGCTTCGACACTGATCCACATCATGGTCGATCGCGGTCTGCTCGACTACGACCAGCGCGTCTCGCATTACTGGCCTGAGTTCGCTCAGTCGGGAAAGCGGGACATTACCGTGCGACACGTACTTTCCCATCAAAGCGGCCTGTACCACATCCGCCAGATGATCGATCACGCGGGCCGAATGCTGGACTGGGACTACATGGTGAACGCAATCGAGCAGACACCACCCATCCACAAGCCGGGAACGCGAACCGGATACCACGGCCTGACGTACGGATTCCTGGTGGGCGAGATCCTGCAGCGCATAACGGGATGTGCGTTCTCCGATCTGGTGCGCGATGAACTCGCCACCCCACTCGCGCTCGACGGGATGTACATCGGTGCACCCGAAGACGCCTTGGAACGTGCGGCCCAGCTTCTCTGGCCACCGAACCGGGAATTCCTGGAGCGCCCGGAAGTGGCCGCAACTCTGTCTGCAATGAGCAGCGCCGCGCGCCTCGGCTGGAACGCAGTGCGACCCTTGGCGGGACTCGTCGGTATCGATTTCGACGTCGACAGCATCTTCGACGCACTCGCACCGCGCGGAATCCGCACTTTCGACTTCGGTGCAACCGAGACTCTTCGCGTGGCAATTCCGGCGGGCAATGGCCTGTTCACCGCTCGCTCGCTGGCCCGCATGTACGCGGCCCTCGCAGGCGGCGGCGAGATCGACGGCGTTCGCCTGCTCTCGCCCGCAACTCTGGATTGCGCTTCTGAGCCCCAGCTGGAAGCGGCCGGACGCTCGGTACTTCCCTTCGACATGCGCTGGCGTCTCGGTTACCACGGCATCTTCACGACGCGAGGCATTCCGCGCCGCGCCTTCGGCCACTTCGGCTTCGGCGGTTCGGGGGCCTGGGCGGATCCCCAGCGCGATCTGGCCGTCGCGATGATCGTCAACTGCGGAATGGGAACTCCGTTTGGAGATACGCGCGTCGCGCGATTGAGCGGAACTGCCCTCGCTGCCGCCAATCGGCGCTATCGTGCCAGCCAGCGCCAGAGGCAAACCTCTGCCGCGATATCCGACTCCCTCGACGCGAGCGAAACAGCCAGCGCACAATGA
- a CDS encoding molybdopterin-dependent oxidoreductase, producing MEERGAPMLDVEEGDLEEASASGVSRRRFLHLSGLTVAALPLLHFENPVAAATPGSSGAIKAKLSTWEDLYRERWTWDRIARGSHGWLNCRSACNWNLYVKDGIVVREEQAANYEASEPGIPDFNPRGCQKGACYTEVMYGASRLTVPLKRAGERGEGKWKQISWDQALSEIAEKLIDICQRYGGEALVQDLGPHFDLGATNAARNRFFAMLGASLPDDWAEIGDLNVGATLSLGIPHIGGSSDEWFLSDFLVVWMMNPSVTQMSDAHFLYEAKYNGADLMVIDPVYSATAMRADHWLPIEPGTDAALGLATARHIWETGRIDLDYVREQTDLPILVRLDTGRFLRDVDLRAGGADDLLFMWDQKTNAIAAAPGCQGNDDRTKLYLEEIEPVIEGRFEVELADGRKQAVAPVGSLLREHLAPWTLERAAAVTGLDIEVVRNFAEGFAAAERPMVLSSWGSNRYLNSDLINRTKILCLSLKGAIGKKGAGYHSTGWVGIDGFGMVAQDPGEGFLGTLRGMVKIFGNAKVIGMLVDRIAGKKSQAQFTHQITRHLTTGEDSCLTNSASQNYKFQGLADDLAREEDHLYPQPLAAYVAESEEKGWMPTHPANTQPRCWVSGGSNVLRRSNLPQRMLENLWPKLELVIDVNQKHTFTGLHADYLLPAAGYYEKPGIKYSVAYVPYLHYCDRAVKPVGEAKDEWELYSLLAQEIQKIALERDLEATRGCGKKMVDLKTFADRFSFDGEYGPDDVEAVNQRIIEKSPSAEGMTVESLKKTGIAKYRSVGGQGIQENLFNSDWAGEGVMRSLTDMSELRWPWPTLSGRQQCYIDHPWFIDAGESLPDHKESPKAGGDHPFQFISCHSRWSVHSVWRDTSMLLRLQRGEPVVYLNPAEAQKLGIEDGAWAKIRNDYGSIHMRAKYSSMVRPKVAYYFHAWEPHQFPEHKSYKWLIPGLMKPLHFAGGEGHLGWFFGHFEPGTHVQDTRVAIETSPGPEESTVAV from the coding sequence ATGGAGGAACGGGGCGCGCCGATGCTCGACGTCGAAGAGGGTGACCTCGAGGAGGCTTCTGCTTCTGGTGTAAGTCGCCGTCGCTTTCTCCACCTCAGCGGCTTGACGGTGGCTGCATTGCCCTTGCTCCACTTCGAGAATCCGGTCGCGGCGGCGACACCCGGCTCGTCTGGCGCAATCAAGGCAAAACTTTCGACCTGGGAGGATCTGTATCGCGAACGTTGGACCTGGGATCGCATCGCCAGGGGTTCACACGGCTGGTTGAATTGCCGTAGCGCCTGCAACTGGAATCTGTACGTCAAGGACGGCATCGTCGTTCGCGAGGAGCAGGCGGCCAACTACGAAGCCTCCGAGCCCGGCATTCCCGACTTCAATCCGCGCGGCTGCCAGAAAGGCGCTTGTTACACCGAGGTGATGTACGGCGCGAGCCGGCTGACCGTGCCACTCAAGCGCGCGGGTGAGCGCGGCGAGGGCAAGTGGAAGCAGATCAGCTGGGACCAGGCGCTGAGCGAGATTGCCGAGAAGCTCATCGACATCTGTCAGCGTTACGGGGGCGAGGCGCTGGTTCAGGATCTCGGCCCGCACTTCGACCTGGGCGCGACCAATGCGGCCCGCAATCGCTTCTTCGCAATGTTAGGCGCTTCTCTTCCCGACGATTGGGCAGAGATCGGGGATCTGAACGTGGGGGCGACGCTATCCCTGGGCATTCCCCACATCGGGGGTTCTTCCGACGAGTGGTTTCTCTCGGATTTCCTCGTGGTATGGATGATGAATCCCTCTGTCACCCAGATGTCCGATGCACACTTCCTGTACGAGGCGAAGTACAACGGCGCCGATCTGATGGTGATCGATCCCGTCTATAGCGCGACCGCGATGCGCGCGGATCACTGGCTTCCGATCGAGCCCGGTACGGACGCCGCTCTGGGGCTCGCGACGGCACGCCACATCTGGGAGACCGGTCGTATTGATCTCGACTACGTGCGTGAGCAGACGGATCTGCCGATCCTGGTCCGTCTGGACACCGGTCGCTTCCTGCGCGACGTGGATCTTCGCGCCGGAGGTGCAGACGATCTTCTCTTTATGTGGGATCAGAAGACGAATGCCATCGCTGCTGCTCCCGGGTGTCAGGGCAACGACGATCGCACCAAGCTCTATCTGGAGGAGATCGAGCCGGTCATCGAAGGCCGCTTCGAAGTGGAACTCGCCGACGGCCGCAAGCAGGCGGTAGCACCCGTGGGCTCGCTGCTGCGCGAGCACCTCGCCCCCTGGACGCTCGAGCGCGCGGCGGCGGTGACCGGCCTCGACATCGAAGTCGTCAGGAATTTTGCAGAGGGTTTCGCGGCAGCCGAGCGTCCGATGGTTCTGTCGAGCTGGGGCTCCAACCGCTACCTGAACTCGGATCTCATCAACCGCACCAAGATTCTCTGTCTCTCGCTCAAGGGCGCAATCGGGAAGAAGGGCGCGGGCTATCACTCCACGGGCTGGGTCGGGATCGACGGCTTCGGCATGGTGGCGCAGGACCCCGGCGAGGGTTTTCTCGGCACGCTTCGCGGCATGGTGAAGATCTTCGGGAACGCGAAGGTGATCGGAATGCTGGTCGACCGGATCGCCGGCAAGAAGTCGCAAGCGCAGTTCACGCACCAGATCACACGTCACCTGACCACCGGTGAGGACTCCTGTCTGACCAACTCGGCGAGTCAGAACTACAAGTTCCAGGGGCTGGCGGACGACCTGGCGCGCGAAGAGGACCACCTCTACCCGCAGCCGCTCGCCGCTTACGTAGCCGAGTCCGAGGAGAAGGGCTGGATGCCCACTCATCCGGCGAATACCCAGCCGCGTTGCTGGGTCTCGGGCGGGAGCAACGTCCTGCGCCGTTCGAACCTGCCCCAGCGCATGCTCGAAAACCTCTGGCCGAAGCTCGAACTGGTGATCGACGTCAACCAGAAGCACACCTTCACGGGACTTCACGCCGACTATCTACTGCCCGCAGCGGGTTACTACGAAAAGCCGGGCATCAAGTACTCGGTCGCCTATGTCCCCTATCTGCATTATTGCGACCGCGCGGTGAAGCCGGTCGGTGAAGCGAAGGATGAGTGGGAACTCTACTCACTGCTCGCGCAGGAGATCCAGAAGATTGCGCTCGAACGCGATCTAGAGGCGACCCGGGGCTGTGGCAAGAAGATGGTTGATCTCAAGACTTTTGCCGATCGCTTCTCGTTTGACGGAGAGTACGGTCCCGACGACGTGGAAGCGGTCAATCAACGCATCATCGAGAAGAGCCCATCGGCCGAGGGGATGACGGTCGAGAGCTTGAAAAAGACCGGCATCGCCAAGTACCGCAGCGTCGGCGGGCAGGGGATTCAGGAGAATCTGTTCAACTCCGACTGGGCGGGTGAGGGCGTGATGCGTTCCCTCACGGATATGAGCGAACTGCGCTGGCCCTGGCCGACCTTGAGCGGACGACAGCAGTGCTACATCGATCACCCCTGGTTCATCGATGCGGGTGAGAGCTTGCCCGACCACAAGGAGAGTCCCAAGGCCGGTGGCGATCACCCCTTCCAGTTCATCTCCTGCCATTCGCGCTGGAGTGTCCACAGCGTGTGGCGCGATACCTCGATGCTCCTGCGTCTTCAGCGCGGGGAGCCGGTCGTCTATTTGAATCCGGCTGAAGCCCAGAAGCTCGGCATCGAGGACGGCGCCTGGGCGAAGATCCGAAACGACTACGGATCGATTCACATGCGCGCCAAGTATTCTTCGATGGTGCGTCCCAAGGTCGCCTACTACTTCCACGCCTGGGAGCCACATCAGTTCCCCGAGCACAAAAGCTACAAGTGGTTGATCCCGGGCTTGATGAAGCCGCTCCACTTCGCCGGTGGTGAGGGACACCTGGGCTGGTTCTTTGGTCACTTCGAACCCGGGACCCATGTCCAGGACACGCGCGTTGCCATCGAGACGTCGCCTGGGCCCGAAGAGAGCACGGTGGCGGTATGA